A single window of Nicotiana sylvestris chromosome 5, ASM39365v2, whole genome shotgun sequence DNA harbors:
- the LOC104231336 gene encoding uncharacterized protein isoform X1 has translation MSEDTKRNGIGAGAVVVKSSSDDRKSLSASSDDRKSSSSSATSTTVGKKTVIIKSADMKPDLQNEAVDIAIAALEKCNVEKDVAEQIKKEFDKKYGPSWHCIVGKNFGSYVTHETNHFVYFYLDSKAILLFKSG, from the exons atgagcGAAGACACGAAGAGAAATGGTATCGGAGCCGGAGCTGTGGTGGTGAAGTCTTCGTCGGACGATCGCAAGTCGTTATCAGCCTCCTCCGATGATCGCAAATCCTCTTCGAGTTCAGCTACTTCTACTACTGTTGGGAAGAAGACAGTAATCATAAAAAGTGCCGATATGAAACCTGACCTCCAAAATGAGGCTGTCGACATTGCTATTGCT GCACTTGAGAAGTGTAATGTTGAGAAGGATGTAGCAGAACAGATTAAGAAGGAGTTCGACAAGAAGTATGGCCCTTCTTGGCATTGCATTGTCGGAAAAAACTTCG GTTCTTATGTGACTCATGAGACGAACCACTTTGTATACTTCTATTTGGATTCAAAAGCTATACTTCTATTCAAATCTGGTTGA
- the LOC104231336 gene encoding uncharacterized protein isoform X2, translating to MSEDTKRNGIGAGAVVVKSSSDDRKSLSASSDDRKSSSSSATSTTVGKKTVIIKSADMKPDLQNEAVDIAIAALEKCNVEKDVAEQIKKEFDKKYGPSWHCIVGKNFGW from the exons atgagcGAAGACACGAAGAGAAATGGTATCGGAGCCGGAGCTGTGGTGGTGAAGTCTTCGTCGGACGATCGCAAGTCGTTATCAGCCTCCTCCGATGATCGCAAATCCTCTTCGAGTTCAGCTACTTCTACTACTGTTGGGAAGAAGACAGTAATCATAAAAAGTGCCGATATGAAACCTGACCTCCAAAATGAGGCTGTCGACATTGCTATTGCT GCACTTGAGAAGTGTAATGTTGAGAAGGATGTAGCAGAACAGATTAAGAAGGAGTTCGACAAGAAGTATGGCCCTTCTTGGCATTGCATTGTCGGAAAAAACTTCG GATGGTGA